A window of Flavobacterium flavigenum contains these coding sequences:
- a CDS encoding beta-ketoacyl-[acyl-carrier-protein] synthase family protein — translation MNRRVVITGMGIYSCIGTSLEEVKDSLYKGKSGIQFDAERKEFGFQSALTGMVPKPDLKNLLNRRQRMSIGEETEYAYMATIEALKNANIDDAFFENREVGIMYGNDSVSKAIIDATDIVREKKDTALIGSGAIFKSMNSTVTMNLSTIFKLRGINLTVSAACASGSHSIGLAYFLIKSGFQDIVITGGAQEINKYAMSSFDGLGVFSNRESDPEKASRPFDSGRDGLIPSGGGATLILESYESAIARGATIIAEVSGYGFSSNGGHISTPNVEGPATAMKRALEEANLKASDIEYINAHATSTPVGDANEAKAIFEVFGEKNPPVSSTKSMTGHECWMAGASEIIYSILMMQHDFIAPNINLETPDEDASKLNLVKSTLNKKFDIFLSNSFGFGGTNSALVVKKFK, via the coding sequence ATGAACAGGAGAGTTGTAATTACTGGAATGGGAATTTATTCCTGCATCGGGACTTCACTTGAAGAAGTTAAAGATTCCTTGTATAAAGGAAAATCGGGCATTCAGTTTGATGCTGAAAGAAAAGAATTTGGTTTCCAGTCTGCATTGACGGGAATGGTCCCAAAACCAGATCTGAAAAATTTACTAAACCGGAGACAGCGTATGAGCATTGGTGAAGAAACCGAATATGCTTATATGGCTACTATCGAAGCATTGAAAAATGCCAATATTGACGATGCTTTTTTTGAAAATCGCGAAGTTGGCATTATGTACGGAAACGACAGTGTTTCTAAAGCCATTATCGATGCTACAGATATTGTTCGCGAGAAAAAAGATACTGCGCTAATTGGTTCGGGAGCGATTTTCAAATCAATGAATTCTACGGTTACCATGAATCTTTCTACGATTTTTAAACTTCGTGGCATTAATTTAACTGTAAGTGCAGCCTGTGCAAGTGGTTCACATTCTATTGGACTGGCTTATTTTTTAATCAAAAGCGGCTTTCAGGATATCGTAATTACCGGAGGTGCACAGGAAATCAACAAATATGCGATGAGCAGTTTTGACGGCTTAGGCGTTTTTTCTAACAGAGAAAGTGATCCTGAAAAAGCCTCACGACCATTTGATTCAGGTCGTGACGGATTAATTCCGAGTGGCGGCGGTGCGACTTTAATTTTAGAAAGTTACGAATCTGCCATCGCAAGAGGAGCCACCATTATTGCCGAAGTTTCCGGCTACGGATTCTCATCAAATGGAGGGCATATTTCGACTCCAAATGTCGAAGGACCGGCTACAGCGATGAAAAGAGCTCTTGAAGAGGCAAACTTAAAAGCATCAGATATTGAATACATAAATGCACATGCAACCTCAACTCCTGTTGGTGATGCAAACGAAGCTAAAGCTATCTTTGAAGTTTTTGGTGAGAAAAATCCTCCTGTAAGTTCAACAAAATCAATGACCGGACACGAATGCTGGATGGCCGGCGCCAGTGAAATAATCTACTCTATTCTAATGATGCAGCATGATTTCATTGCTCCGAACATCAATTTAGAAACTCCTGATGAAGATGCCTCAAAATTAAATTTAGTTAAAAGTACGTTAAACAAAAAATTTGATATATTTTTGTCCAATTCTTTCGGGTTCGGAGGAACCAATTCTGCATTGGTGGTTAAAAAGTTTAAATGA
- a CDS encoding dialkylrecorsinol condensing enzyme DarA: protein MKNVLVIFYSQSGQLKSIAQNIAKPFLNSDEIKVTFHEIQLEKPFPFPWNKDSFFDAFPESFLQIPTTLKPVPNEILNTKFDLVLFHYQVWYLSPSIPINSFLKSEEGKKILNNTPVVTISGSRNMWIMGQEKIKVLLKEANAQLVGNIALVDRVGNLISVLTIVEWMFSGVKKKYLGFFPLPGVSEKDIQESTKFGDIILSHFSQNKLNDVQPKLVAADAVRISPYLVTVDKTANKIFNKWSNFIHKNPKKRKQLLKIFYIYLFLAIWLISPIVYILHLVSYPFKLKTIKKQTQYYQGV, encoded by the coding sequence ATGAAAAATGTCCTTGTTATTTTTTATTCTCAGTCCGGGCAATTAAAATCGATTGCGCAAAATATTGCAAAACCATTTTTAAACTCCGATGAAATAAAAGTAACTTTTCATGAAATACAATTAGAAAAGCCTTTCCCCTTTCCTTGGAACAAAGACTCCTTTTTTGATGCTTTCCCGGAATCCTTTTTACAGATTCCAACAACATTAAAACCTGTTCCTAATGAGATTCTGAATACCAAATTTGATTTGGTTTTGTTTCACTATCAGGTTTGGTATTTATCGCCATCGATTCCTATAAATTCTTTTTTGAAAAGTGAAGAAGGAAAAAAAATCCTGAATAATACACCTGTAGTTACCATCAGTGGTTCCCGCAATATGTGGATTATGGGTCAGGAAAAAATTAAGGTTCTGCTAAAAGAAGCCAACGCTCAATTGGTTGGAAATATCGCATTGGTTGACCGTGTAGGAAACTTAATTAGCGTTTTGACGATTGTCGAATGGATGTTTTCCGGAGTAAAAAAGAAATATTTAGGCTTCTTTCCGTTGCCGGGCGTTTCTGAAAAAGACATTCAGGAATCAACAAAATTTGGAGATATTATTCTTTCACATTTCAGTCAGAACAAATTAAATGATGTACAGCCCAAATTAGTAGCTGCTGATGCTGTACGGATTAGCCCTTATTTAGTGACCGTTGATAAAACAGCCAACAAAATTTTTAATAAGTGGTCAAATTTTATTCATAAGAATCCGAAAAAGAGAAAACAGCTTCTCAAAATATTTTATATTTATTTATTCTTAGCAATATGGTTAATCTCGCCAATAGTGTATATATTGCACCTCGTTAGCTATCCTTTTAAGCTAAAAACAATAAAAAAACAAACTCAATATTATCAGGGAGTTTAG
- a CDS encoding lipid A biosynthesis acyltransferase yields MSQWDGKSKGTVLGYRIFVFLIRKAGVKSAYFLLYFVASYYFLFLKKSNKAISYYFKERLRYSYFESKKMVFKSYYTFGQTIIDKVSISAGLRNKFTYEFDGIEILKRLLAEKKGGVLISAHIGNFEIAEHFFGDIDLDFQINLVTTDLEHSAIKNYLESVTQKSAVKFIIIKEDLSHIFEINAALANNELICFTGDRYFEGSKSLSETILGKEANFPAGPFLIASRLKVPVVFVYVMKEPNLHYHLYAREATVKHRDEKGLLKEYIKSVESILQKYPLQWFNYFDFWSDLKP; encoded by the coding sequence ATGAGTCAATGGGACGGCAAATCAAAAGGAACAGTTTTAGGCTATAGAATATTCGTTTTTTTGATTCGGAAAGCGGGTGTTAAATCAGCTTATTTTTTACTTTATTTTGTTGCTTCTTATTACTTTCTATTTTTAAAGAAAAGCAATAAGGCCATTTCTTATTATTTTAAAGAAAGACTTCGCTATTCGTATTTCGAGTCAAAAAAAATGGTTTTCAAAAGCTATTATACTTTTGGCCAGACCATTATTGACAAAGTTTCTATTTCTGCCGGACTGCGAAATAAATTCACCTATGAATTTGACGGAATCGAAATCCTGAAAAGGCTTTTAGCCGAAAAAAAAGGCGGTGTTTTAATCAGCGCGCATATCGGAAATTTCGAAATTGCGGAACACTTTTTTGGAGACATCGATCTTGATTTCCAAATCAATCTGGTCACTACCGATTTAGAACATTCGGCAATTAAAAATTATCTAGAAAGCGTTACGCAGAAATCTGCTGTAAAATTCATTATCATCAAAGAAGATCTCTCGCATATTTTTGAGATTAATGCCGCTTTGGCCAATAACGAACTAATCTGCTTTACCGGCGACCGTTATTTTGAAGGCTCCAAATCACTTTCTGAAACTATTTTAGGAAAAGAAGCTAATTTTCCTGCAGGCCCATTTCTAATAGCTTCCCGATTAAAAGTTCCTGTAGTTTTTGTTTATGTAATGAAAGAACCAAACCTTCATTATCATTTATACGCAAGAGAAGCTACGGTAAAACATCGGGACGAAAAAGGATTACTGAAAGAATATATTAAAAGTGTTGAAAGTATTCTGCAAAAATATCCATTGCAATGGTTCAATTATTTCGATTTTTGGAGTGATTTGAAACCATAA
- a CDS encoding WG repeat-containing protein, whose translation MKKVFIFLLLAGVQFVNSQGLALVKKNSKIGYLAKDGSFKIEPQYKSAKSFSEGLAAVEKDGKWGFIDAKGTWVIPADFKNAKDFNSGIAIVQKDKDWVYINTKGEILKAPASEKLYDFNDGVAFIKQGNKVGLINSKMAVVLEPKYDQIKPFENGYARVELNKNWGIINTDGKELVEPAYAEIGNYFKNTTWARKDKTFGIVSNGKFTPVDGAEKIWDFEIQDLTFAKKNGKIGFIDLKGNWVILPIYDKAKAFSKNLAPVLVGSKWGYINLKADFVIPPTYSDAEVFASNGLAPVKESNWGFINESGKLVIPTQYGITANGIAALFVQQDKGFIDGLARVKNEGKWGFLKPDGTVLSNQWFENAELFSKSAERNVPAEKPKSATKSTNSAGKSAPKKKK comes from the coding sequence ATGAAAAAAGTATTTATTTTTTTGTTACTGGCAGGTGTTCAATTTGTTAATAGTCAGGGACTGGCATTAGTTAAAAAGAATTCAAAAATTGGATATCTCGCTAAAGATGGTTCTTTTAAGATTGAGCCTCAGTACAAATCTGCCAAAAGTTTTTCTGAAGGTCTGGCTGCTGTCGAAAAAGATGGAAAATGGGGTTTTATTGATGCAAAAGGAACCTGGGTAATTCCGGCAGATTTTAAAAATGCCAAAGATTTTAACAGCGGAATTGCAATTGTTCAAAAAGATAAAGACTGGGTTTATATTAATACAAAAGGAGAAATCTTAAAAGCACCTGCTTCTGAAAAATTATATGATTTTAATGACGGCGTAGCTTTTATAAAACAAGGAAACAAAGTTGGGTTAATCAATTCTAAAATGGCTGTTGTTTTAGAACCAAAATACGATCAGATCAAACCTTTTGAAAACGGTTATGCCAGAGTTGAGCTGAACAAAAACTGGGGAATTATAAATACTGACGGAAAAGAATTAGTAGAACCTGCTTATGCCGAAATAGGGAATTATTTTAAAAACACAACCTGGGCCAGAAAAGACAAAACTTTTGGAATCGTAAGCAATGGTAAATTTACTCCGGTTGATGGTGCCGAAAAAATCTGGGATTTTGAAATACAGGATTTGACATTTGCCAAAAAAAACGGAAAAATCGGATTCATTGATCTAAAAGGAAACTGGGTTATTCTGCCAATATATGATAAAGCGAAAGCTTTCTCAAAAAATCTGGCACCAGTACTGGTAGGATCAAAATGGGGTTATATTAATCTAAAAGCAGATTTTGTAATTCCGCCAACATACAGTGATGCAGAAGTTTTCGCTTCAAATGGTCTCGCTCCTGTAAAAGAAAGCAATTGGGGATTCATTAATGAAAGTGGAAAATTAGTCATCCCAACACAATACGGCATTACTGCAAATGGAATAGCAGCCCTTTTTGTTCAGCAGGACAAGGGATTCATTGATGGTCTCGCAAGAGTAAAAAATGAAGGAAAATGGGGTTTTCTCAAACCTGACGGAACCGTATTAAGCAATCAGTGGTTTGAAAATGCTGAACTATTTTCTAAATCCGCTGAAAGAAATGTCCCTGCTGAAAAACCTAAATCGGCAACCAAATCGACAAATTCTGCAGGAAAATCAGCTCCCAAAAAAAAGAAATAA
- a CDS encoding Y-family DNA polymerase, whose protein sequence is MYALVDCNNFYASCERVFQPGFNGKPVAILSNNDGCVISRSNEAKAAGVPMGAPAFKIRELVKEKNVKLFSSNYPLYGDLSNRVMEILRQFTPNVEIYSIDEAFLNFDGVGVLDYQDYGLQMKSRIQKWLGLPVCIGFAETKALSKLANKIAKEFQDRTKGVYVIDTDEKRIKALKWTKIEDVWGIGYRTKKKAKLRNINTALDFIDPVHEVWIKKEMGVIGLRLKCELEGKSVLELEPLPEQKKSIATTRSFPKQISDFDLLRERIVTFASVCAEKLRKQNSCCHTIIVMLVIDKHLVKSSQYYFNMAVTLPYATNSTLTISNTAIEMLKKLHKGNEGIRFKKAGVIVTELIDEDKKQFQLFEEENPKHLALMKVMDQLNTKIGNRKVKLASQNLKLTWNMKQDHLSPKYTTDFSKLLEVKCL, encoded by the coding sequence ATGTATGCTTTAGTCGATTGTAATAATTTTTATGCTTCATGTGAACGTGTTTTCCAGCCGGGATTCAACGGAAAACCTGTTGCGATATTATCGAACAATGATGGTTGTGTGATTTCGAGAAGCAATGAGGCTAAAGCAGCTGGCGTTCCTATGGGTGCGCCGGCATTCAAGATCCGGGAATTGGTAAAAGAAAAAAATGTCAAATTGTTTTCGTCGAATTATCCTTTATATGGAGACCTGAGCAATCGTGTAATGGAAATTTTGAGACAGTTTACCCCGAATGTCGAGATTTACAGTATTGACGAAGCTTTTCTGAATTTTGATGGTGTGGGTGTTTTGGATTATCAGGATTATGGACTTCAAATGAAATCCCGTATTCAAAAATGGCTTGGGCTTCCGGTTTGTATTGGCTTTGCCGAAACAAAGGCTTTGTCAAAATTAGCTAATAAAATTGCCAAGGAATTTCAAGACAGAACCAAAGGTGTTTATGTGATCGATACCGATGAAAAACGGATCAAGGCTTTGAAATGGACTAAAATTGAAGATGTCTGGGGCATAGGTTACCGTACCAAAAAGAAAGCCAAACTTCGAAATATTAATACAGCTCTCGATTTTATTGATCCTGTGCACGAAGTCTGGATTAAGAAAGAAATGGGAGTGATTGGTCTTCGGCTGAAATGTGAACTGGAAGGCAAATCGGTTTTGGAATTAGAACCTTTGCCGGAGCAGAAAAAGAGTATTGCAACTACGAGAAGTTTCCCTAAACAAATTTCTGATTTTGATTTACTGCGTGAGCGTATTGTTACTTTTGCCTCTGTTTGTGCGGAGAAACTACGCAAGCAAAATTCCTGCTGTCATACCATTATTGTTATGCTGGTGATAGATAAACATTTGGTAAAATCATCCCAATATTATTTTAATATGGCTGTAACACTGCCGTATGCTACTAATTCAACTTTGACTATTTCCAATACGGCTATCGAAATGCTGAAGAAATTACACAAAGGAAACGAAGGAATCCGGTTTAAAAAAGCTGGCGTTATAGTGACCGAACTGATTGATGAGGATAAAAAGCAGTTTCAGTTGTTTGAGGAAGAAAACCCGAAACATCTTGCCCTGATGAAAGTAATGGATCAGCTGAACACCAAAATAGGAAACCGGAAAGTAAAACTGGCTTCGCAAAACCTTAAATTAACCTGGAATATGAAGCAGGATCATTTATCGCCTAAATACACAACCGATTTTAGTAAACTTCTGGAAGTAAAATGTCTGTAA
- a CDS encoding HAL/PAL/TAL family ammonia-lyase: MNTINEYLSLAEFEAIIFGNQKVVISDLVLNRISESFNFLKEFSGNKVIYGVNTGFGPMAQYRIKESDQIQLQYNLIRSHSSGTGKPLSPVCAKAAILARLNSLSLGNSGVHPSVIHLMAELINRDITPLIFEHGGVGASGDLVQLSHLALVLIGEGEVFYKGERRPTPEVFEIEGLKPIQVEIREGLALINGTSVMTGIGVVNVHHANKLLDWSLKASCAINELVQAYDDHFSEELNQTKRHKGQQEVALKMRQNLSDSTLIRKREDHLYSGENTEEIFKEKVQEYYSLRCVPQILGPVLETINNVASILEDEFNSANDNPIIDVKNQHVYHGGNFHGDYISLEMDKLKIVITKLTMLAERQLNYLLNSKINELLPPFVNLGTLGFNFGMQGVQFVATSTTAENQMLSNPMYVHSIPNNNDNQDIVSMGTNSAVITSKVIENAFEVLAIELITIVQAIDYLQQKDKISSVSKKWYDDVRKIIPTFKEDQVMYPFVQQVKDYLINS; encoded by the coding sequence ATGAATACAATTAATGAATATTTAAGTTTGGCCGAATTTGAGGCTATTATATTTGGAAACCAGAAAGTTGTCATTAGCGATTTAGTTCTAAACCGCATTAGTGAAAGTTTTAATTTCCTAAAAGAATTTTCAGGAAACAAAGTTATATACGGTGTAAATACGGGCTTTGGTCCTATGGCCCAGTATCGAATTAAAGAGTCTGACCAGATTCAGCTGCAATATAATTTAATCCGAAGCCACTCATCAGGAACAGGAAAACCTTTAAGTCCTGTTTGTGCAAAAGCAGCCATTTTAGCGCGTTTAAACTCATTATCATTAGGAAATTCCGGTGTTCATCCTTCCGTTATTCATTTAATGGCTGAATTGATCAACAGAGATATCACGCCTTTAATTTTCGAACATGGCGGAGTTGGTGCCAGTGGGGATTTAGTGCAATTATCTCATTTAGCTTTAGTTTTAATTGGCGAAGGCGAAGTTTTTTATAAAGGAGAAAGAAGACCAACTCCCGAAGTTTTTGAAATCGAAGGTTTAAAACCAATTCAGGTAGAGATCAGAGAAGGGCTGGCTTTAATAAACGGAACTTCTGTTATGACCGGAATTGGCGTTGTAAATGTACATCATGCCAATAAATTATTAGACTGGTCCTTAAAAGCTTCCTGCGCGATAAACGAACTGGTTCAGGCATATGACGATCATTTTTCAGAAGAATTAAACCAGACCAAACGTCATAAAGGACAGCAGGAAGTAGCTTTAAAAATGCGCCAAAACCTTTCTGACAGTACGTTGATACGTAAAAGAGAAGATCATTTATATTCCGGTGAAAATACCGAAGAAATCTTCAAAGAAAAAGTTCAGGAGTATTATTCTTTACGATGTGTACCTCAGATTTTGGGGCCTGTTTTGGAAACCATTAATAACGTAGCTTCCATTTTAGAAGACGAATTTAACTCGGCAAACGACAATCCTATTATAGATGTAAAAAACCAGCACGTTTATCACGGCGGAAATTTCCACGGAGATTATATTTCACTTGAAATGGATAAGCTGAAAATCGTGATTACCAAATTAACAATGCTGGCAGAACGTCAATTGAATTATTTATTAAATTCAAAAATTAACGAATTACTGCCTCCGTTTGTAAATTTAGGAACCTTAGGATTTAATTTTGGAATGCAGGGTGTTCAGTTCGTTGCAACCTCAACAACTGCCGAAAACCAGATGTTATCAAACCCAATGTATGTTCATAGTATCCCAAACAACAACGATAATCAGGATATTGTAAGCATGGGAACCAACTCGGCTGTAATTACTTCAAAAGTTATCGAAAACGCGTTTGAAGTATTGGCAATCGAATTAATTACCATTGTTCAGGCCATTGATTATTTACAACAAAAAGATAAAATTTCATCGGTTTCTAAAAAATGGTATGATGATGTTCGAAAAATAATTCCAACATTTAAAGAAGATCAGGTCATGTATCCTTTTGTTCAGCAAGTAAAAGATTATTTGATCAACAGTTAA
- a CDS encoding LexA family protein: MSVKKETKLTFFQPDFESDIRIPYISEGVSAGFPSPAADFMESSIDLNKELSENPLATFYIRVTGNSMIDAGINDKDVLVVDRSLEPQNNKIAICFIDGEFTVKRIQVEKDCLYLMPENPDYSPIKVTEENQLIIWGMVTYVIKKV; this comes from the coding sequence ATGTCTGTAAAGAAAGAAACAAAACTGACCTTTTTTCAGCCTGATTTTGAAAGTGACATCAGGATTCCTTATATCAGTGAGGGTGTTTCGGCCGGTTTTCCGTCGCCGGCTGCTGATTTTATGGAAAGCAGTATTGACCTGAATAAGGAATTAAGCGAAAATCCGCTGGCTACTTTTTACATCAGGGTAACAGGCAATTCGATGATTGATGCAGGTATCAACGATAAAGATGTTTTGGTAGTTGACCGAAGTCTCGAGCCACAAAATAATAAAATTGCGATTTGTTTTATCGATGGCGAGTTTACCGTAAAACGCATTCAGGTCGAAAAAGACTGTTTGTACCTCATGCCCGAAAATCCAGATTACAGCCCCATAAAAGTTACCGAAGAGAATCAGCTTATTATTTGGGGAATGGTTACTTATGTGATTAAGAAGGTGTAA
- a CDS encoding acyl carrier protein gives MNKEEIIERINGFLVDEFEVDNDEIEPDANLKDTLGLDSLDYVDLVVSIESNFGVKLVEVDFVGIATFQNFYDLIESKLKAKTA, from the coding sequence ATGAATAAAGAAGAGATTATAGAACGAATTAATGGTTTTTTGGTTGATGAATTTGAAGTTGACAATGACGAAATTGAACCAGATGCTAATTTAAAAGATACACTTGGGCTGGATAGTTTAGATTACGTTGATTTAGTCGTTTCAATCGAATCGAACTTTGGTGTTAAACTGGTTGAAGTGGATTTTGTCGGAATCGCTACTTTTCAAAACTTTTATGACCTTATCGAATCCAAATTAAAAGCTAAAACTGCTTAA
- a CDS encoding NAD(P)/FAD-dependent oxidoreductase, which translates to MTKEFVDVLIIGAGPSGCVSASYLHMNGVKIKVVEKTKFPRLVVGESLIPRVMDHFAEAELFESLEAMNFEKKLGARFIRGEEICVFDFSQKFGEGWDWTWQVPRADFDNTMAQEVIRKGIDLEFETEVLEVSFEGKNSKTIVKDKDGNLKEIHAKFIIDSSGYGRVLPRLLDLDTPSKLDPHSSIFTHVKDINREEGEEGTQISFDILETEVWLWVIPFSNGNTSLGVVGPTDFINSLSENKDNAEALRNAIQKSDYYIKRFKGTEFLFEPVKLENYSRAVKRMYGDGFALTGNSSEFLDPVFSSGVAFATESGMLAAKLYLKEAQGIPVDWEVEFTQYMKRGIAVFTTYVQEWYTGNLQTLFFHQPENADVKEKICSVLAGYVWNEENPFVKKHDHVIKNMAYLLNMQKEQSPE; encoded by the coding sequence ATGACAAAGGAGTTTGTAGACGTTTTAATCATAGGTGCAGGACCATCAGGATGTGTTTCGGCATCCTATCTTCATATGAATGGTGTTAAGATAAAAGTGGTTGAAAAAACAAAGTTTCCAAGACTAGTTGTGGGTGAGAGCCTTATCCCGAGGGTTATGGATCATTTTGCGGAGGCTGAGCTTTTTGAAAGTTTAGAGGCGATGAATTTTGAAAAGAAATTAGGAGCCCGTTTTATAAGAGGAGAAGAAATTTGCGTTTTTGATTTCAGCCAGAAATTTGGTGAAGGCTGGGACTGGACGTGGCAGGTGCCAAGAGCGGATTTTGATAACACCATGGCACAGGAAGTAATTCGAAAAGGTATTGATCTGGAATTTGAAACAGAGGTTCTGGAAGTTTCCTTTGAAGGGAAAAATTCTAAAACCATCGTAAAAGATAAAGATGGAAACCTAAAGGAAATCCATGCGAAATTTATTATTGATTCCAGTGGTTACGGACGTGTTCTGCCAAGACTTTTAGATTTGGATACGCCTTCGAAACTCGATCCTCATTCGTCTATTTTTACGCATGTAAAAGATATAAACAGAGAAGAAGGTGAGGAGGGAACACAGATTTCGTTCGATATTCTGGAAACTGAAGTCTGGCTTTGGGTAATTCCGTTTTCGAATGGAAATACCAGTTTAGGAGTTGTAGGGCCAACCGATTTTATCAATTCGCTTTCAGAAAATAAAGATAATGCGGAGGCTTTGCGAAATGCGATTCAGAAATCCGATTATTATATTAAAAGATTTAAAGGTACTGAATTTTTATTTGAACCTGTAAAACTGGAAAATTATTCAAGAGCCGTAAAAAGAATGTACGGAGACGGTTTTGCCTTAACGGGAAACAGCTCCGAATTTTTGGATCCTGTATTTTCATCCGGAGTCGCTTTTGCAACTGAATCCGGAATGCTGGCAGCAAAATTGTACCTGAAAGAAGCTCAGGGAATTCCTGTTGACTGGGAAGTAGAGTTTACGCAATACATGAAACGCGGTATTGCTGTTTTTACTACTTATGTACAGGAATGGTACACCGGAAATCTTCAGACGCTGTTTTTTCATCAGCCTGAAAACGCGGATGTGAAAGAAAAAATATGTTCAGTTTTAGCTGGTTATGTCTGGAACGAAGAAAATCCGTTTGTGAAGAAACATGACCATGTCATTAAAAATATGGCCTATTTACTCAATATGCAAAAAGAACAAAGCCCTGAATAA
- the fabG gene encoding 3-oxoacyl-ACP reductase FabG codes for MKCVLVTGGSRGIGSAICKKLAVESNYHILINYHSNKTAAEETLQEVQKLGATGEILGFDVANFEQVQSVLTQWQEANPEAIVEAIVNNAGITKDGLFMWMTPEDWNGVVNTSLNGFFNVTQFFIQKMLRNKYGRIVNMVSVSGVKGTAGQTNYSAAKGAIVAATKALAQEVAKRNITVNAVAPGFIRTDMTSELDEKELLKLIPVNRFGEAEEVADLVSFLISKKSSYITGEIININGGIYS; via the coding sequence ATGAAGTGTGTATTAGTAACAGGCGGTTCAAGAGGAATTGGTAGTGCTATTTGTAAAAAATTAGCTGTCGAATCTAATTATCACATTCTGATTAATTATCATTCAAATAAAACTGCCGCCGAAGAAACGCTTCAGGAAGTACAAAAATTAGGCGCAACCGGAGAAATTTTAGGTTTTGACGTTGCTAATTTTGAACAGGTACAATCTGTTTTAACACAATGGCAGGAAGCCAATCCCGAAGCGATTGTTGAAGCGATTGTAAATAACGCAGGAATCACAAAAGACGGTCTTTTTATGTGGATGACTCCCGAAGACTGGAACGGTGTTGTCAATACAAGTCTCAACGGATTTTTTAATGTAACACAATTTTTCATTCAGAAGATGCTTCGCAATAAATATGGCCGAATCGTAAATATGGTTTCGGTTTCAGGCGTAAAAGGAACAGCCGGGCAAACCAATTATTCTGCTGCCAAAGGTGCCATAGTTGCTGCTACAAAAGCTTTGGCTCAGGAAGTAGCCAAACGTAATATTACTGTAAATGCAGTTGCACCGGGTTTTATCAGAACAGATATGACGAGTGAACTGGATGAAAAAGAATTATTAAAACTAATTCCTGTAAATCGTTTTGGCGAAGCAGAAGAAGTCGCAGATTTGGTAAGCTTTTTGATTTCAAAAAAATCAAGTTATATTACCGGCGAAATTATCAACATAAACGGTGGAATATATTCTTAA